Genomic segment of Tiliqua scincoides isolate rTilSci1 chromosome 1, rTilSci1.hap2, whole genome shotgun sequence:
AATCTTACACATAGCAATTCTTTAGCTTGATCTTAATTAAGTGGAAGCACAAACACATACATTGATGGATGTCTTTCCAGGAGGTCACCTGAACATTCTTACCTGTGCTTTGCAATACTGAAATGGAGCAGTCATTGTTTAGGTGCCGAAGAGGCACTCATTCTGATGCAGTCAACATCCATCATCACCATCAGAAAGTATTACTGAAGTTATACATCATTTTTACTTTTATTCAGTGTAAATGTCCTTTCTATTGCTTACATCGCTTATCCTCACAACCGCCAACATGTGAATTACCATATGTTAGGTGGAGGAAATGATTCTTCCCCAGACAACCAAGTAACACTCATTGCCATGGGGATGGGTCTCCAAGATCCAAAACACAGGCTTTGTCTTCAGCAGCACAGGGATGCTTTGGGATGGTGCCAATTTATCCAAATTGATTTCTACACCTTTAAAGAAACAAAGTGTATATTACATCTTTTAGATAAACAGGCAAATGCTCAAGTGGATAAACGTCACCAGAGAGCCCAGTTCCTTTCTCTTTGTACAATTGTGGGCATAACTGGCCTTCTTGACAGATAATGTGTGGAATGGCCATCAATATCACACTATTCTTTCCTGCTAATCAGTTTTCATAAGATGGCTTCAACCAGAGACCAAATGCTATTTGCATTAAGTACTATGGATCATCTAATATAGACAACCTGATACACATCTCTAAAAAGACAGAAACATCTTGGATAAAACAGTAGAATTCTACATAGCAGAATTATGTTGAACAATCACAGACTATCTTCCCCCtcataaaacataaaacaaaggCTTTAAAACTGTCATTCTGAGACACGCAGAAGCACACAAACATTTCCATTCTAAtaagggtttttgttttgctttttgcccTGACCTAAATCTTGCCAATGTAATACATATAGGAAGAGATTCCATATGGCAGTCCATAGCAGCTCAGAAACATCTCCATTCTAATgagggattttttatttttttggtcgTAACCTGAATCTTGCTCATGTAATGCTAATAGGAAGAGATTCCATATGGCACTCCATGGAAGATGTAATGATGTAACAGGTCTCTTGAATATGCCAGATCCCTTTACCAAAGCAAATCTTGGAAAAGCTTCTGAGCTGGTTCACCTTCTGCCTGTACACTGATTGAATTTATGACACATGATCTTATGGCAAAGCTAAACCGACAGCACTCATACTTTTGCATGCAATTTCGGTTCTGAAATGCAATTCTCACTTTGGAGCAAATTGTCACAACAGAACTGGCTCATCATTAAAGCAATCTGAGGCCCAGCCTACCTGAGGAAGTGCTGTCTGTTTCTCCAATTTTGAACTATTCACCTTCACAGGTATTTATTTATATGGGAATTTCTCTAGGAACCTACCCCCAGATGTGTCGAGAGCAGATTTGCTCCTTTGAGAGATCTAAATTGGCTGACACTGTGAACAAACAAGTGTACAATTGGgaagagagaaaatacagaataTATTTACTTGAAAGGTTTTGGTTTCAAAGGAAATCTCATGAACCTAGTCAAATGAGAATATGTGTGGACATTGGGCAAGTTTGAGCGTGGAAATGTTCTGTGCTAGGAGCACAGCACGCTGCCTTTCACCTCACATAGCCTCTGCACATGTTTCCATAAGGCTGGGGATATCAGTGGACCCAGGTCCAGAACTaatccaaacaaacaaaacatggcCATACCTCCCATGTCACTGTCCTAATTTTCCAACTGGCTGTGAGAAGTACTGCGGCtgagtttgggggtggggtggggtttgtATATCAAATGTAACTGCTAGGGAAATAAGCAGAATGTACTTACTGCTGCCATAGAGCCTGAAATTCAAATTACTTTGCACTTTTCAATTCATTCGCGTTTAGCCATAAATGTCTGTTAAATAATATTAAGCCAATTCAGGTAGTAATTAGCAAGTCATTTTTAAATCAGTGAGGTGCCCCTTAGGAATGCATCATATGTGCACTGGTTCTTATTCCTAGGAAACAAAACAGGCAGTgccatgcagggctggccttaggagctgtgagtTTTTTGCGGAGGACCCATAGCCACCCTGCCTAGAAGGTGCATctggatgcaagccacttctatctGTGGGGCCTCATGGATGCGGGGCTGGGTTCTGTCAGTTATAGCCCTGTTGTTCCACCAAGTAGTTCCCAGGTGAAATGGGAGGCATGGTCCGTGTGGATTAGTGTAGCAGCgcaatgctgctttgggaagcacccaaggcttgttAGCCTTGTTGCTTGGAgggagtgcagagtgcactgagagAGTTGAGACTATGAACATGAACAGCGAGgagcagagcaatgaatgagagaCGGCAGACAGGTTTGAATGTAGAGATGCATCAGGGAGGCTTGCAGCTGGAACAGATCTAAGTTCCTTGCCCCGCCTCTACCAAGCTTTTTattgaatctcaaaacacatgaagcaaaGTTTGATAAGGGGCCACTTACAACTAGCTGGGCTAGCTAACCACAATACACATTCTTGAGATATGATCCTGTTGTTGACAGCACTGGGTTTAGAGACTCAAGGCTAGCAGAGTTTGCTCTGCGCAGGCATGACTGTTGTCATTTGCCACATATTAAGACTAAGCTCAGTGCCTGTGCATATTATTACCACAGATTAGTTTTGGTACTGGCCCCTTCCCAGCCATGATCCACTACCCAGTTTcctcactcttcctccccctccctgttccatGCACCCTACCTCCCGCCCACTCCCCACACTAACTTATCTGCATTAGGGTTCATTGGGAGGCCGCCGGCATGCAACCCAGCTGCTTTTGGCTTATGACAGCAACCTATCCATGCTGCATTGTGTGTTGCCTTTTGCGACAGCCATGAATCTCATTGCATctctggaacacaagttccagcagcaaATCGGCCCATTAGGTTGGGTGATTAATTGTTAGCACAAGTCCTTACATTATGATATGACAAAGCAAATCATGCCTGCAACAagttgaactcagtaggacttactgctgagtaaacatgcggaGAAGGATGCTGACCTCACAATGAGCACTTAATGGGTTCTATTTGCACTTTGCTGTGTGTCACAGGTGGGCTTTGATAGGGATGCATGTACCTGCTTGCATCAGATTCCCGCCTGCATCACATAAACCTTTCTGGGTCCAGATGCTTCGGGAGGAGATGACTGAATCAAAGAGGTAATTCATCTCATGAGCCAGATCTCATGCACAGTGCTTCCTTGGCATTATCTGAGCTAAGTGAAGACACACCTATATGAATGGATGTCTCTCCAGGTGGCTACCTGTAGATCCTTTCCTGTGCTTTGTGATACTGAAATGGAGCAGTCATTGCTTGGGTGCTGATCAGGCCATCATCCTGAGGCATTTTAAACATCAACATGCCCTGAAAGTACCGTTAGACACAAGCAGCTTATTGTGCTGATTTTTATTCTGTATAATGGGGCAGAGGGGGCAGCAGTGGTCATAAGCAATGAAGACAGCAAGAAAGGGCAGGACTAAAGGCTCCAGGTACATGTGACAGTTCGGTTTACAGTGTTTTCTCATACATTGCATTTCACCAAGGTGAACCTCCAGATGCACAACACCTTCTCTTACTTTTTGTTGCTGGAACTAACATAAATTGAagcatcagtgtttctcaattaaTTCATCGGAGAACAATCATAATTTTCTCCGCTGTTCTCTTCAGAGCATCCTTCACTTCCTGGTTTCTCAGGCTGTAGATCAGAGGATTCAGCATAGGGATCACCAGTGTGTAGAACACAGAGGCTATTTTATCCGTTGCTAGAGAATGATTTGTACTAGGTTGCAAATACATAAAGATTAGAGTCCCATAGAAGATGGTGACAGCAGTCAGGTGAGAAGCACATGTGGAGAAGGCTTTGAGTCGGCCTTGAGTAGAGCGGATTCTCAGGATGGCAGAGAGGATGAAAATGTAGGAGATGAGAACAATGAGAAGGGAGCATATCATATCAAAACCAGCAAAAGCATAAATCAGTATCTGCTTGGTGCTTGTGTCAGAACAGGAAAGTGCTAAAAGTGGGAGGTCATCACAGTAGAAATGGTTAATCACATTAGCAGAACAGAAGGACAGACGAAAAGTAACTATTGTATGGAACAGAGCGACGCAAAAACTGTAGATATAAGGTGCAGCAACCAACTGGATGCAAACTCTTTGGGACATAAGAGTTTGATAAAGCAGAGGGTTACAGATGGCCACGTACCGGTCGTATGCCATTACTGCCAGCAGGAAACACTCCGTGATCATGAAAGTCAAGAAGCAACCCAACTGTGCTGCACATGAATGGTATGAAATTGTTTTCTcagctgctaaaaagtttgccaGCATCTTAGGGGCAATGACAGAGGAATAGCAAAGGTCCACAAAAGCCAAGTGGCTgagaaagaagtacatgggggtatgGAGGTGGGCATTGGTCCTGATTAAAATGATGATCCCCAGATTTCCCATCACAGTGATCACATAGTTCAGGAGGAAGACTACGAAGAGGGGAGCCTTCAGGTCTGAGCGGTCAGTGATTCCAAACAGAATGAATTCCTTCACTGTGGTTGTGGTGTGATTGATACCTGCCATTTACTTCTTTATACTCATCTGCTTCAGGAGGACATGACTGAATCAGAGTGGCAAGTCACCCATCTGATTAGCTGAACCTCAGGCACAATATTTCCTTAAGGTCATGTGGAGGCACACATCTATTCGGATGAATGTCTCTCCAGGTGGCTATCTGTAGATCTGTGCTTTGTGATACTGAAATGCAGCAGTCATTGCTTAGGTGCTGATGAGGAACCCATCCTGAAGCAATTTAAACTTCATCATCCCCTGAGAGCACTATAGAGATAAGCAGTTTATAGCATTGATTGTTATTCAGTTTAGAAGTGCTTTATGTTTCTTTTATTATTTATCCCCATTACCACAAACATACAAgggaggttaggctgagaaaatGCCTTCTTGCCCAGGCTATCAAATAAATTGGTAGACGGATGAAGTCATAAAATGAAGACGGACTCTTCATTATGCAAAGCATGTCTTCTTCAGCAAAGAGATGCTGTGGAATGGGGCCCGTTTGGCCAACTAGACCTCTGCATCATTAAAGAAAAAAGTCATATTGCATATTTCAAATAAACAAGCAAATATTCAGATGGGGAGACATCATGTCCACTCTCCAGATAGCCCAAGAGGGCTGCTTTTTCCATGTACACTCAGGGACATAACTAGGATTCTTGCCCCATAATGCATGGAATGGCCCTCAGCAATATTCCATCTATACAGCTTTTGTAAGGTGGCTTCAAcataggcagcccaatcatatccctgcCAGCACATAGCATGCAGGGTTGCTGAcaaagtgcacactgcatcctatggttatGGGTACCAATTGGCCCGGGATaggaaaataaatatatatttttacttacttttccATAGGCTGCcaggctgccaatgggtctccagTTATTGAACTGCCATAAGTTTGAGCGTCAGTAGTTGATgctaggaaaagggggatagaatctcaGCATGTACCACTGCTGcccagatctaccccctccttccctgccaaCTTCTTGGGCTACTTCTCACCCCATTCTGTGCACCATCCTGCCCTGAACACCCCTTGTCACAACATTACCTGATCTTGGTGGGGTGTCTGGGAGCAACTATTGCATGAACAGGGCCTCTGGCTTTTTGCACCTGCAGGCCTGAAACGCATGACAGATGAGCAGGTTTTGCATTGCTGAACTGGGATGTAAGctcttgataggattggggcccaagtACTGGATTCTCAAAAATAAGCACGCTGCTACAGTTCCCTGGAAGGACAGATAGAATCACAAAGCAATAAGATGACACAGCAAAGCCATTACAACAATAACTTGCCCCTAATTGCATAAAATAAAGGTTTCTAAATACAGCTAGCAGCTCACAAACATCTCCATTCTAATGGATGGAGGTTTGCATGCCCTTATACAAATCTTGCCCATCTCATGTTTGACGAAGAGTTTCCACACAAACGCCCTTGAAACATGGATAAATGTATCTGTGGAATAGACCAGTTTGCTTTGCTTTGCACAAAGGAAATCTTGGAAAACCTTTAGATCACCTTCTGCCTGGAGGAGGGAACGATAGCTGTGGCAgcttggtgccccccccccattctttctccCATGCAAGTTCctcttgaaggagaaggaacaggaggcaCAAAGTCACCAGCACCTCCTTTGAAGCTAGGGTGGAGCCAGTCACGCACCCCCCCTTTGGCATTGCACCAGAGCCggttgcccctcaggctccaccctacttACACTTCTGTGCCTGCACACTGCTTGTCTGCATAAGTTGATTTTAAGGCAGAGCTGATATTGCAGCATTCCTCCTACATCACAGTGTAGAACTTTGTATGCAATTTCTACTCTGACATGGCAGTTCTCACCTTAGAGAAATTGGTCCCACCAAAATGGGCTCATAGTTAAAGCAATCAGTTGTCCAGCCTGCCTGTAGAGCTGCTTTGTGttcctttctttcattttgaactACTTCATCTTCCTGGGTAATTATTTATATGCACATTTTTCTAATAATCTACTCCCTAATGTGTCCAGAGCTAATTTGGTCCTTTGAGAGCTCTAAGTTGGTTGATAATGTAGACAAACATCAGTGTAAttggggaaagagaaagagaaatcaAATTGTCATGAGTTCCGTTTTGTTCAGTGGAAAAATCAGACTATGTTTACCCCAAATGTTTAGACTTGAATGGATACCCCATGTACCTAGTCATTGGTGAATATGTGCAGATTTGAGTGTGGGAATGTTCTGTGGTAGGAGAACTGGGGACAACAACAGGGGACAACACTCCAGACCTTTCACCTCACATAATCTCTGTGTATGTTACCATAAGGCCATAGACACAGCTCCAAGACTAATCCACACATACCATGTCTCCCATTTCACTTGGTAACTACTTGGTGGAGCGACAGAAGTGGCATGAGCAGCAAGGTTAATTGACAGAACCCAGTCCCACATCCATGAGGCCCAACGGATAGATGTGTCTTGCATCCAAATGCACCTTCTAGGCAGGGTGGCTGTGGAGGTGCTCTTCTGGGGTTCCTGGAACCCAGATCCCATCCTGCACGATGACCTGAAGGAACACTGCCATCTTCCAGAAGGTCCTTGTTGCTCTCTGTTGCCTGAGGATGGGGAGGTAGTTGTCCCATGGGAACATGACACTACCCACTCCTTCACCAATCAGTGTGCCTTACAGTTCTAGATGTGATGCTCCTGCCCCTGCCCAACTTCATCACATGCCCCACAGCAAAGGATTATTTGTGTCACCTGCATGATGAGTTTTACGGCACTGTGCGTTTCCACAACATCATCTCCATTGTTGATGTGACACATATGGGTATAACCACACCATACAAGGAACCTGGGAtgtacccagtggcgtcactagggtttgtgtctcccagtgcaggatgccagcacgtcaccccccatgcagtgggtggggcaacacccgaggtggtgggtgtggagatgtaccatcactccgccctcactggtttttggctgtaccatttgatggaacaaagagagaacacattctgcatgaagttatgcACTgatcaatatataacatgatggtattttccctccaaactgtgattttagtgattttggtcactagtggtgtcacacacacaccccaagggtgtcaacttactaacactttattgcagcagttctcaaatttttagcactgggacccactttttagaatgacaatctgtccaagacccaccagaagtgatgtcatggtggaagtgacatcatcaggcaaattaaaataaataagtataaataattaaagtaaaacaaataaataagcagaagccagccctggtacaccaagtaaatttcctctgtagcctgcctgcaataacaccccccccccctccaaaaccagtaaggttttcagccctaaccagtgcccagttcaatttgagaacttctgtttaaaccagatcactgtcaggatccacctggctttgcaagtctcaaaaaggttcaccttatcagcagaagcctctgttttgatccttcatagtggagggggggggaggctgccttctggagcacttgcttagctccaggtgcataggatcagggccattctggtagccttgcacactccttcacctgatcttccacaccagccaaggcacgtttgcttactcgcaagtaaacttGACTGTgaagcttagttttgctttccatagggctcaatacattcatctgcttggagggagggacttccttctcaggtgtttttgagggctgcattcattggaccaGGACtcttctggtgtcattggattcctctcagcctgccctttctgatggactaaggcaagatCCCAGATCCCAGATCCCATCCTGCACGATGACCTGAAGGAACACTGCCATCTTCCAGAAAGTCCTCGTTGCTCTCTATTGCCTGAGGATGGGGAGGTAGTTGTTCCATGGGAACATGACACCACCCACTCCTTCACCAATCAGTGTGCCTTACAGTTCTAGATGTGATGCTCCTGCACCTGCCCAACTTCATCACATTCCACATAGCAAAGGATTATTTGTGTCACCTGCATGATGAGTTTTATGGCACTGTGAGTTTCCGCAACATCATCTCCATTGTTGATGTGACACAAATTGGTATAACCATACCATAAAATGAGCCTGGGATGTACCACAACAAGCATCACAAGCCTACCCCCAATGTCCAGGCAACCTGTGTTTCATGAGAATTCTTCACCAGTGTCACCCCCAAGTTCCCCAGCAGCAAGCATGACAACCTCATGCTTGACACCTCTGCCCTCAAAGCAACCATGGTATCAGGGGACGGCTACCACCTAAGTAGAGGCAtaggcctggagaggccatgcCAGCAAATGGGTAGCAAGTGCCTGCCACTGttttccaggtaaatgtggctactCCCTGCAGCCTTATTGCATGACCCAGTGGAGACCCCATAGCCCATGGTTAGGTACAACACATTGCTCCCAGCAGACACACATGATTGTGGAGTGTATATTTAGGATGCTGACGATGTGCTTCTGGTGTCTGCTTCTAAACAGAGGGTATCTGATGaggacatctgagtagacagccatggTCTTCACTTTGCGCACCATGCTCCACAATACGGCCTTGGGGAGGAACCTGCCACTTCTGGCCAGGAGGTGGGGGGTCCAGGGATAGCCCATCTACCAATGAGGAGCCAGCCCAGTGACGCGGGGGCATCAACATGGCCATCCCGGAAGTCAGTTTTTTAGTCACTGAGAGAAAGTGCAAGGCAGGCCAGGGGATATCAGATAGCAACAAGGTACTTGTGATGCTCCTGATCAATGCGGAAGGCCACTTTGACGGCCTTGCACCAGCACCTGAGTTGCCCTGCACACAGCCCTATGGGCACCCATAGACTGCTTTAAAGCTTGCTAAGCAGCCAGGTTGGGGGTGGTGATGCTCCCATCAATGTGGGAAGATGAGGGGTCTCATCCAGAGCCTTAACCAAGGCCCCAACAGCTTCTGATGCTCATTGCTGCCACAGAAGTGCTGGTTTAGCCATTTTGTCAAGGTCTAAAGTCAGGCTTGCAAGATTTTGACTGCTCATGACCTGGACATAATCAGGATTTCTGGGGTCAGGTCTATATCTGGGTCACATCTGACCCACATCTGGGTCACTTGGTTGTTTGGCCAGATGGTGTCATAGTCATGTGGCCATCTTGTCTGCCTACCAACTCCCCATGCTTCTGCCTGGAAGACTGTCCAATGCTGCCAAGTGATTTGGGCCTTCCCCTCAATAGTATCCCTCCCTGGGTTTGGCAGGGGGCTATGGAAGTTTCCCTATTTCCTAAGAACAAGATAGCCCATGGGTCAAAGCTTTTATTGCACAAGATCTGTGAGAGAGCAGCACCTGAAAGAGACAAGTGCAGAGTTGGCAATCATCTCCTTCTAGTAAGATCTAGTAAGACCCTTCTAGTAAGTAATGCCACTGCAATTTCATCCATAGGCAGCAAAGCAATGGGCACCAGTGAAGTGTGGCTACACTGGTTGTTTCCTGGCACAGTGTTTGAGTATGTGAGGTCTGCTGAGGTCCGTGGAGAGGCTTTTCATATCAAATGCACTGAGTGTGCCCCAACTCCATTTCAAATTGAATTCAAACTGGAAGGGAACAGAAATGCAAAATGGGTTTCTTCTTGGTAAAGATGTGTGAACTTTGAAGGGCTGCCTCCTACCATTAAAAAATTGACCCATTCTTTGAGGTCAAAAACAGCAAGTCCAATAGAACTTTAATGGACAATAAA
This window contains:
- the LOC136654271 gene encoding olfactory receptor 8U3-like, with protein sequence MAGINHTTTTVKEFILFGITDRSDLKAPLFVVFLLNYVITVMGNLGIIILIRTNAHLHTPMYFFLSHLAFVDLCYSSVIAPKMLANFLAAEKTISYHSCAAQLGCFLTFMITECFLLAVMAYDRYVAICNPLLYQTLMSQRVCIQLVAAPYIYSFCVALFHTIVTFRLSFCSANVINHFYCDDLPLLALSCSDTSTKQILIYAFAGFDMICSLLIVLISYIFILSAILRIRSTQGRLKAFSTCASHLTAVTIFYGTLIFMYLQPSTNHSLATDKIASVFYTLVIPMLNPLIYSLRNQEVKDALKRTAEKIMIVLR